From a region of the Etheostoma cragini isolate CJK2018 chromosome 20, CSU_Ecrag_1.0, whole genome shotgun sequence genome:
- the LOC117936009 gene encoding LOW QUALITY PROTEIN: kelch domain-containing protein 1-like (The sequence of the model RefSeq protein was modified relative to this genomic sequence to represent the inferred CDS: deleted 1 base in 1 codon) produces MSGTTIASSVFWLRSQHEKTTIIPHLKAYYSTQQPVMDSAFERHCSELVARERSGHTAVVEETLLYVWGGYMSIADNEVFLPNDEIWVYDLERGVWEVFHMSGEVPPSMSGTCGCSLNGHLYIFGGCNDNGQTNQIYCVNLTDGKYTWRKIIHETGSAPSPRDKLSCWVYNGKIIYFGGYGHKLLTNVDSRNRSFIVDEGSWVEDVLWGWNNEVHIFDPMQASWSEPQTNGRAPAPRAAHASATMGCRGYICGGRVMETRTSDIHCLDFQSWTWSEIIPVSTTPVGRSWHTLTAVSDGTLFLFGGLSVDCKPMSDGWLLDVDTKKWREVEHPFKNKPRLWHTACPGKESDVIVFGGSCDYILLVDTGHCNDALVFQTQPYSLFRICEDYIAENVRNYEMLRDQLSLLPPKLLTAVQRRMSFYRPSKKQK; encoded by the exons atgagtGGGACGACGATCgcttcttctgtgttttggcTT CGTTCACAACATGAGAAAACAACTATAATACCCCATCTAAAAGCGTACTACAGCACGCAA cAGCCAGTCATGGATTCCGCTTTTGAGAGGCACTGCTCGGAGCTGGTGGCCCGGGAGAGGAGCGGACACACGGCCGTGGTGGAGGAAACCCTGCTGTATGTGTGGGGAGGCTACATg TCAATTGCTGACAATGAAGTGTTCCTTCCCAATGATGAAATCTGGGTGTATGACTTAGAACGAGGTGTATG GGAAGTGTTTCACATGTCAGGGGAAGTCCCGCCCTCTATGTCTGGGACCTGCGGCTGCTCTCTGAATGGACACTTGTACATATTTGGAGGTTGTAATGACAATGGGCAAACCAATCAG ATCTACTGTGTGAACCTGACAGACGGTAAATACACGTGGAGGAAGATCATACATGAGACCGGTTCTGCTCCCTCACCTCGAGACAAACTGTCCTGCTGGGTTTACAATGGAAA GATCATCTACTTTGGAGGATATGGCCACAAACTGCTGACTAATGTCGATAGCAGAAACAGAAGCTTCATTGTGGATGAAGGATCATGg gtgGAGGATGTCCTCTGGGGATGGAACAATGAGGTTCACATATTTGACCCCATGCAAGCCAGTTGGAGTGAACCACAAACCAAT GGCCGTGCTCCAGCCCCCAGGGCCGCACACGCCAGTGCCACAATGGGATGTAGAGGATACATTTGTGGAGGCAGAGTCATG gaaaCCAGGACGAGTGACATTCACTGCCTAGACTTTCAATCATGGACGTGGTCAGAAAT aATCCCAGTGTCCACCACTCCTGTGGGCAGATCATGGCATACTCTCACTGCTGTATCCGACGGCACCCTGTTCCTGTTTGGAGGTCTCAGTGTAGACTGCAAACCAATGA GTGATGGGTGGTTGCTTGATGTTGACACAAAGAAATGGAGAGAAGTCGAGCATCCCTTTAAGAATAAACCTAG GTTGTGGCACACAGCATGTCCAGGCAAAGAATCTGATGTGATTGTGTTTGGTGGAAGTTGTGACTACATCCTCCTTGTTGACACC ggtCACTGCAACGATGCACTTGTTTTCCAAACACAGCCATATTCTCTATTCAG GATTTGTGAGGATTACATTGCAGAGAATGTGAGAAACTATGAGATGCTAAGAGATCAGCTTTCTCTCCTGCCTCCCAAACTACTAACGGCAGTACAGAGGAGGATGTCTTTCTACAGGCCTTCAAAGAAGCAAAAATAG
- the pole2 gene encoding DNA polymerase epsilon subunit 2, with protein MDVARKIKTKVSAGFKMRGLILRPDASRYLVETLESVNASELDDIIEKVLDAVEKQPLSSSMIELSVVESAVQDCTQSCDETIDNVFNIIGAFDVPRYIYSVERKKFVPISMTSHSAPSLCGLAKDKAELFRERYTILQQRIHRHQLFTPPAIGAAVEEGQNKFQLKTIEALLGSTSKLGEVIVLGMVTQMKEGAFFLEDPSGTVQLNMSKAQFHNGLYTESCFVLAEGWYEDSVFHVNGFGFPPTEPSSGTRAYYGNLNFFGGPSTTSVKASAKLKQLEEENEDAMFVIVSDVWLDSVEVMEKLNIMFSGYATMPPTCFILCGNFSSAPYGKTQIKSLKESLKALADAICAYPSIHNSCRFVFVPGPEDPGPGTILPRPPLADHITEEFQQRVPFSVFTTNPCRIQYCSQEIVVIREDLVNKMCRNCVRLPSNNLDIPNHFVKTILSQGHLTPLPLYVSPVFWAYDYSMRVYPVPDVIVFADKYDPFSIKNTDCLCVNPGSFPRSGFTFKVYYPSSRTVEDSKLQGL; from the exons ATGGATGTTGCTcgcaaaataaagacaaaagtgTCCGCTGGATTCAAAATGCGGGGACTTATACTACGACC TGACGCCAGCAGATACCTTGTGGAGACCCTGGAGTCTGTCAATGCTTCTGAACTGGATGATATTATTGAAAAGGTCCTGGATGCAGTCGAAAAGCAACCAT TGTCCTCTAGTATGATAGAGCTGTCTGTGGTGGAGTCTGCTGTTCAGGATTGCACTCAGTCTTGTGATGAAACcat AGATAATGTTTTCAACATCATTGGAGCTTTTGATGTTCCCAGATACATTTACAGTGTGGAGCGGAAGAAATTTGTACC caTTAGTATGACAAGCCATTCAGCACCCAGTCTGTGTGGTTTGGCCAAAGACAAAGCTGAACTGTTTAGGGAGCGCTACACCATCTTACAACAG CGTATACATCGACACCAGCTCTTCACCCCACCTGCAATAGGTGCTGCTGTTGAAGAGGGTCAAAACAAATTTCAG CTCAAGACAATTGAAGCACTGCTTGGTAGCACATCTAAACTGGGAGAGGTGATTGTACTAGGGATGGTTACCCAAATGAAAGAG gGTGCATTTTTCTTGGAGGACCCAAGTGGAACAGTACAGCTCAACATGTCCAAAGCA CAGTTTCACAATGGCCTTTACACAGAGTCCTGCTTTGTACTGGCAGAGG gttGGTATGAGGACTCGGTTTTCCATGTCAATGGGTTCGGGTTTCCACCAACAGAGCCATCATCAGGCACAAG GGCATACTACGGCAATCTGAACTTCTTTGGTGGTCCATCCACTACTTCGGTGAAGGCTTCAGCCAAGCTGaagcagctggaggaggagaatgAAGACGCCATGTTTGTCATTGTTTCTGATGTGTGGCTGGACAGCGTTGAAGTCATGGAAAAGCTCAACATCATGTTCTCAG GCTATGCTACGATGCCCCCCAcctgtttcattttgtgtgGTAACTTCTCTTCTGCCCCATATGGAAAAACCCAGATCAAGTCACTCAAAG agTCATTGAAAGCTCTTGCTGATGCTATATGTGCATACCCCAGCATTCACAACAG TTGTCGCTTTGTGTTTGTTCCTGGCCCTGAAGACCCTGGTCCAGGCACCATCTTGCCACG gCCTCCTTTGGCAGATCACATCACGGAGGAGTTCCAACAGAGGGTGCCATTTTCAGTGTTCACCACTAACCCATGCAG AATCCAATACTGCAGCCAGGAGATTGTTGTCATCAGGGAAGACCTGGTCAACAAGATGTGCAGGAACTGTGTTCGGTTGCCCAGTAACAATCTTGACATACCAAACCAT TTTGTTAAGACTATCCTATCCCAGGGTCACTTGACTCCACTGCCTCTGTATGTCAGTCCTGTATTCTGGGCGTACGACTACTCCATGCGTGTTTACCCAGTCCCTGATGTCATCGTTTTTGCAGACAAATACGACCCATTCAGCATCAAAAACACAGACTGCCTCTGTGTCAACCCG GGTTCATTCCCAAGAAGTGGCTTCACATTCAAAGTGTACTACCCATCCAGCAGAACTGTTGAGGACAG CAAACTTCAAGGATTGTAA